A section of the Streptomyces sp. SCL15-4 genome encodes:
- a CDS encoding vanadium-dependent haloperoxidase, with protein sequence MNPLRTRRAARLTRTALVASSVAALTVTATVTTATAQDRQPRPSVALDWYDTTAAGIAAAGAPTQITNSRTWAVSWLAAARATRTVPHGVDRADFQDAALASAVHDSLSALIPARTRQFDAALATTLDGIPDGAAETRGVEAGARQAALVLASRERDGLDPASVDAPFPVPDAAPGVWQPTPPAHAPAAQYGNRLARPFLLARADQYRLPAPPALTSERYRNDLAEVRAYGAVNSTVRTPRQTETADFWFGPSPTLYTEPLRVALARSPRSAAARARLVALFHVALVDTQIATSDSKYAYLRWRPVTAIRTGAIDPDPGWTPLHTTPAHPDYPSGHGTYAGAAQTVLTAFTGPRTAPFELTSPTAPGVVRTYTAWSQLSKDNVDARVYSGIHTRSADEAGVTLGERVAAHTLRTAERLFGDL encoded by the coding sequence GTGAACCCGCTCAGAACCCGCCGTGCCGCCCGCCTCACCCGTACCGCCCTGGTGGCGTCGAGCGTCGCGGCGCTCACCGTCACCGCGACCGTCACGACCGCCACGGCACAGGACCGGCAGCCGCGCCCGTCGGTGGCGCTCGACTGGTACGACACCACGGCCGCCGGCATCGCCGCCGCCGGTGCTCCCACCCAGATCACCAACAGCCGCACCTGGGCCGTCAGCTGGCTCGCGGCGGCCCGCGCCACCCGCACGGTGCCGCACGGCGTCGACCGGGCGGACTTCCAGGACGCCGCCCTCGCCTCCGCCGTCCACGACTCCCTCTCCGCGCTGATCCCCGCCCGCACCCGGCAGTTCGATGCCGCGCTCGCGACGACACTGGACGGCATCCCGGACGGCGCCGCCGAGACCCGGGGCGTCGAGGCCGGGGCCCGCCAGGCCGCGCTGGTGCTCGCCTCCCGGGAGCGCGACGGCCTGGACCCGGCCTCGGTCGACGCGCCGTTCCCGGTGCCCGACGCCGCGCCCGGTGTATGGCAGCCGACACCGCCCGCCCACGCTCCGGCCGCGCAGTACGGCAACCGGCTCGCCCGGCCCTTCCTGCTCGCGCGCGCCGACCAGTACCGGCTGCCCGCACCGCCCGCCCTCACCTCCGAGCGCTACCGGAACGATCTCGCCGAGGTCCGCGCGTACGGAGCCGTGAACAGCACCGTCCGCACCCCGCGGCAGACGGAGACCGCCGATTTCTGGTTCGGCCCCTCGCCGACGCTGTACACCGAGCCGCTGCGCGTCGCCCTGGCGCGGTCGCCGCGGTCGGCCGCCGCGCGGGCCCGACTGGTGGCGCTGTTCCATGTCGCCCTGGTCGACACGCAGATCGCCACCTCCGACAGCAAGTACGCCTATCTGCGCTGGCGTCCGGTCACCGCGATCCGCACGGGCGCCATCGACCCCGACCCCGGGTGGACCCCGCTGCACACCACCCCGGCGCACCCCGACTACCCCAGCGGCCACGGCACCTACGCCGGCGCGGCGCAGACCGTCCTGACGGCGTTCACCGGGCCCCGCACGGCACCCTTCGAGCTGACCAGCCCCACCGCACCCGGTGTCGTCCGCACCTATACCGCCTGGAGCCAGTTGTCGAAGGACAACGTGGACGCCCGTGTGTACTCCGGCATCCACACCCGCTCGGCCGACGAGGCGGGAGTCACCTTGGGCGAACGCGTCGCGGCCCACACGCTGCGCACCGCGGAACGGCTGTTCGGCGACCTCTGA